The Phaeodactylum tricornutum CCAP 1055/1 chromosome 8, whole genome shotgun sequence genome has a window encoding:
- a CDS encoding predicted protein encodes MIVSKAARLGWSSSAVYLEPALRQRAVATSINLNSFHARSAANPSVMASSTTSSALSSFSSSIIDRVSSLSPTEAIVPLIGIVSLLTLFRYRNAIRKRIQQIEEESLLFGMGLQMKRIKSTDDRALLETTTFRNLKLLELNPEFRSKYEAKGWQLTSLGEYLASLRPKMLPKQLDMKAMPLIIQSEIEAGLSAALLKALGPNLGRAVLPAVGTGLVQNKAKSVASGIATRWLLSKQQEDVDKGGIPINLLNLLALSDANAKFDAEEKLARKVQEESSIPPRPEPSAMEKMKLGEIGYTLAGSPSFAPLEENDEKQISSSATRVNGSTRQTRRTLVPQNFVVSSDFEAAVTGMEDAIRAQSVCEGHSTKDEDFVREGIRELDDENDAHTIADCKHSKTYNSEGRDMAEPMELNPRLFPDLYFGWGDAKCPYTNQEVIRNRLMSVLLNRLGANYNRHVHGDEENLFTVQMIEGGKMITKPSDFIQALVDSGHEIEVVPTSHVTTFGISLCVKEGDGSFSNIPLACFLESGYEDKDGNMASVAMPHSGLDMDIKGPLIGKRTDGSDGMCSIQHFIAVDGFCGWHSNHNAEVPWLRGVECGHRVTGTKAVRATRLAGLYANVLNGLATDLDLPRGGYGLTAVCNDSAAVIEQCLYGTNSIYPMTSIGRFMMRTARYVSDFREKLEGYGGMEEELEDLCAILNAMKKLPSDINASPTNAESAARRILHTLPPDMGFQMMVDCKKIMESILEEEVVGEVAASKVAD; translated from the coding sequence ATGattgtttccaaagccgCTCGCCTTGGATGGAGCAGTTCCGCCGTCTATCTTGAGCCAGCACTTCGACAAAGGGCTGTGGCGACGTCCATCAACCTCAATAGTTTCCATGCCCGATCGGCGGCAAATCCCTCAGTTATGGCTAGCTcaacgacgtcgtcggcacTAAGTAGCTTTTCTAGCTCAATCATTGATCGCGTCTCTTCACTGAGTCCGACGGAAGCCATCGTACCACTGATTGGGATTGTGTCTCTCTTGACGTTGTTTCGGTATCGTAACGCCATTCGCAAGCGTATTCAACAAATCGAGGAAGAATCCTTACTCTTTGGGATGGGATTGCAAATGAAGCGTATCAAATCCACCGATGACAGAGCCCTCCTTGAGACGACCACTTTCCGAAATCTCAAACTTCTCGAATTAAACCCCGAATTTCGCTCTAAATACGAAGCTAAGGGCTGGCAGCTAACGAGTCTCGGCGAATACCTCGCCTCTCTCCGACCCAAAATGCTGCCCAAACAGCTTGACATGAAAGCGATGCCGCTTATAATTCAATCCGAAATTGAAGCGGGATTGTCGGCAGCCCTACTCAAGGCTCTGGGTCCGAACCTCGGTCGAGCTGTTTTGCCCGCTGTCGGCACTGGTCTCGTTCAAAACAAGGCCAAATCTGTTGCATCCGGTATTGCCACTCGTTGGCTATTAAGTAAGCAACAGGAGGATGTGGACAAGGGTGGAATTCCCATCAATTTGCTCAATTTGTTGGCCTTGTCTGACGCAAACGCCAAGTTcgatgcggaagaaaagcTGGCCCGAAAAGTACAGGAGGAAAGCTCGATACCTCCGCGACCAGAACCGTCGGCTATGGAGAAAATGAAACTAGGAGAAATCGGATACACTCTGGCCGGGAGTCCTTCATTTGCACCACTGGAGGAAAATGACGAAAAGCAGATCTCATCAAGCGCGACACGCGTGAATGGGAGCACGCGGCAGACTAGACGCACTCTTGTGCCCCAAAATTTCGTGGTCTCCAGCGACTTTGAGGCAGCCGTCACCGGTATGGAGGACGCAATTCGCGCTCAATCGGTCTGTGAAGGACATTCTACCAaggacgaagactttgtgcGTGAAGGCATTCGCGAACTCGACGACGAGAATGATGCCCACACCATAGCAGATTGCAAGCATAGTAAGACCTATAACTCTGAAGGTCGTGACATGGCGGAGcccatggaattgaacccCCGCCTTTTTCCCGACCTGTACTTCGGTTGGGGTGACGCCAAGTGTCCTTACACCAACCAGGAAGTCATCCGTAATCGGCTAATGTCCGTCCTCTTAAATCGTCTGGGGGCAAACTACAACCGTCATGTTCacggcgacgaagaaaatCTTTTTACTGTTCAAATGATTGAAGGCGGAAAAATGATCACCAAGCCCAGTGATTTTATTCAAGCTCTCGTCGATTCCGGACACGAAATTGAGGTGGTCCCGACCTCACATGTGACCACTTTCGGAATTTCGCTTTGTGTCAAAGAAGGCGACGGGTCTTTCTCGAACATTCCTCTGGCGTGTTTCTTGGAAAGCGGCTACGAAGACAAGGACGGCAACATGGCATCAGTCGCCATGCCGCACTCTGGTCTCGATATGGACATCAAGGGACCACTCATTGGTAAACGGACGGATGGGTCTGACGGTATGTGCTCTATTCAGCACTTTATTGCTGTCGACGGATTTTGCGGTTGGCACTCCAATCACAACGCAGAAGTACCTTGGTTGCGTGGTGTCGAGTGTGGCCACCGCGTGACGGGcacaaaggcagtacggGCAACTCGGCTAGCGGGCCTCTACGCGAACGTGCTAAATGGACTAGCAACGGATTTGGACTTGCCTCGTGGTGGGTATGGTTTGACAGCGGTCTGTAATGACTCTGCAGCTGTCATTGAGCAATGTCTATATGGTACAAACAGCATCTACCCTATGACTTCAATTGGACGATTCATGATGCGGACGGCTCGGTATGTCTCAGATTTTCGTGAGAAATTAGAAGGCTATGGGGGGATGGAAGAAGAGCTGGAAGACCTGTGCGCTATCCTAAACGCCATGAAAAAGCTTCCTTCCGATATCAATGCATCACCAACCAACGCTGAAAGTGCGGCTAGACGCATTCTGCACACGCTGCCACCAGATATGGGATTTCAAATGATGGTTGACTGCAAAAAGATTATGGAATCGATcttggaggaagaagttgTGGGGGAGGTTGCCGCAAGCAAAGTTGCTGACTAG
- a CDS encoding predicted protein has translation MKRVHDLQGSPPLKRRVSSLFSIATIREDELFSHADLSVNESTTAKNASQSFLTREAKAELPNAIYSPSLSVSEASTDDDGLFFDDDNELSATTGSDATNSNPQSFSPRQEIGISIRRFSAQAEVVKAETAAGHDCKTGIVTEVGLLHFDRRNRYHKERPIRIQCLVEALQTSKDELYQRCCVLNDERSEAARSFLEDEDFLRVHRAGYIQRLAKLSACTCCETIDREAEQYKSIYLTADSLLEAQQAATSLCTLVSGVVQGDLDNGFAIIRPPGHHAEPGLASGYCVINNVAVATAYARSKLNVKKILIVDWDVHHGNGTQAIFLNDPNVLYFSVHRWHGGNYFPFLPNAGPATVGTGKGEGFTVNVGWTRKNMGNDEYYAVWERLLMPMAHEFDPELVLISAGFDAADGDLGECRVTPEGFGGLTRALTTLANGRVVGALEGGYVRSVLGPCVSAVISSLLDRRSPEQYRTQAAYEQKERAGVDLEQRIDPVAAQNIRATVAAHQPYWKFLQNRIHRVSVGVRLCLRVGISRLGVRGSVALSYRYPFDRIDVGRKHEMNGCGGAQGSRDKGHGEAEVSRRREIPAFAGKNQGQPDTADNPGRQGHGAQACHYLRQGTFVDELAEFRIGRGGCGCVPPVTTTKTRIVVGNQSSRKPIGRAAEEAMTTHDDDGSVETPGLRRYEQRGSEHSKK, from the exons ATGAAACGGGTACATGATTTGCAAGGCTCGCCACCTTTGAAACGCCGTGTTTCGTCGCTCTTCTCGATTGCAACCATTCGTGAAGACGAGCTTTTCAGCCATGCCGATCTCTCAGTCAACGAGTCGACGACTGCAAAGAACGCGTCTCAAAGTTTTCTTACGCGAGAAGCGAAAGCAGAGCTGCCAAACGCAATCTATTCTCCTTCGCTTTCTGTTTCGGAAGCAAGTACGGACGATGATGGtctctttttcgacgacgacaacgagctCTCTGCTACTACCGGCTCCGACGCGACCAACAGCAATCCACAGTCCTTTTCGCCAAGACAAGAAATCGGAATATCGATCAGGAGATTTTCTGCGCAAGCCGAAGTAGTCAAGGCAGAGACTGCTGCAGGACATGACTGCAAGACTGGCATTGTCACGGAAGTTGGTCTGCTGCACTTTGATCGTCGCAATAGGTACCACAAGGAGCGACCAATACGCATCCAATGTTTAGTAGAAGCTCTACAAACATCGAAGGATGAATTATACCAGCGCTGCTGTGTGCTCAATGACGAAAGGTCCGAGGCCGCCCGTTCCTTTCTCGAGGATGAGGACTTTCTTCGTGTTCATCGTGCTGGGTATATACAAAG GCTGGCGAAGCTTTCTGCGTGCACCTGCTGTGAAACAATAGATCGGGAAGCCGAACAATACAAGTCCATTTATCTGACTGCGGATTCGTTGCTCGAAGCTCAGCAAGCAGCGACATCCTTGTGTACCTTGGTATCCGGTGTTGTCCAGGGTGATCTCGACAACGGATTTGCGATTATTCGTCCCCCGGGACACCACGCCGAGCCCGGACTCGCTAGTGGCTACTGTGTGATTAACAACGTAGCCGTCGCTACCGCATACGCAAGAAGCAAATTGAACGTGAAAAAGATTCTGATTGTCGACTGGGATGTACATCACGGTAACGGTACTCAAGCAATCTTTCTGAACGATCCCAATGTTTTGTACTTTTCGGTACATCGTTGGCATGGTGGTAACTACTTCCCCTTTCTCCCCAATGCAGGACCTGCGACTGTCGGCACTGGAAAAGGAGAAGGTTTCACGGTCAACGTTGGTTGGACCCGCAAAAACATGGGCAATGACGAATACTACGCCGTATGGGAACGACTACTGATGCCCATGGCCCACGAGTTTGACCCCGAATTGGTGTTGATCTCGGCTGGTTTCGATGCCGCCGACGGCGACCTTGGCGAATGCCGAGTCACACCGGAAGGCTTCGGTGGCTTGACTCGTGCGCTGACGACCTTGGCGAACGGCCGCGTGGTGGGGGCCCTGGAAGGAGGGTACGTGCGGAGTGTACTCGGTCCATGCGTGTCCGCGGTAATATCGTCTTTGTTGGACCGGCGTAGTCCCGAACAATACCGTACACAAGCCGCGTACGAGCAGAAGGAACGTGCTGGAGTCGATCTGGAGCAACGCATCGATCCTGTCGCGGCCCAAAATATTCGAGCCACGGTAGCGGCACACCAACCGTACTGGAAGTTTTTGCAAAA TCGGATCCACCGCGTCAGTGTCGGTGTGCGTCTTTGTCTCCGCGTCGGTATTAGCCGTCTGGGTGTTCGCGGGAGCGTGGCACTGTCGTACCGGTATCCGTTCGATCGAATAGACGTAGGGCGAAAACACGAAATGAATGGCTGCGGTGGAGCCCAAGGTTCCCGAGACAAAGGCCATGGCGAGGCCGAGGTATCCCGCCGAAGGGAGATCCCCGCCTTTGCAGGCAAGAATCAAGGGCAACCCGACACTGCCGATAATCCCGGTCGTCAAGGACACGGTGCGCAAGCGTGTCACTACCTTCGCCAGGGGACTTTCGTAGACGAATTGGCGGAGTTCCGCATTGGTCGTGGTGGATGTGGATGTGTACCtccggtgacgacgacaaagacgcGTATCGTCGTTGGGAACCAGAGTTCCCGGAAACCGATCGGACGCGCTGCCGAAGAGGCCATGACGacccacgacgacgatggttcGGTGGAAACACCGGGTCTGCGACGATACGAGCAACGTGGATCGGAGCATTCTAAAAAGTGA
- a CDS encoding predicted protein, with translation KSLKEVAEFIQSKKCQSIVVLAGAGMSVSAGIPDFRSADGLYATLDPNQLTATPLEREAMRRDPTVALDQTLFLQNPLPMLELQREFILGTHDRRWKATLAHRFVELLHAKTGKLVRLYTQNIDGLEDQCALLPRDKVIAVHGSMDRAECARCHTEADFDEFCDCIKRQIKDLSGQDASAPKQSTAIDCNICGYAAMKPSIVLFKSSLPRIFFENLPKDVESADILIIMGTSLRVAPANSLVWRVPRSSLRLLVNREPAGNHLGMSFDEDATRDYFAEGDCDDMLLELMEHLGWVNELKPLLE, from the coding sequence AAATCATTGAAAGAAGTAGCCGAGTTCATACAATCGAAAAAATGTCAATCCATCGTGGTGCTGGCGGGCGCCGGTATGTCCGTGTCGGCGGGGATTCCTGATTTTCGCAGTGCGGACGGTCTATACGCAACCTTGGATCCCAACCAATTGACCGCAACGCCCTTGGAACGAGAGGCCATGCGGCGTGATCCCACTGTGGCATTGGATCAAACATTGTTTCTGCAAAATCCGCTACCCATGTTAGAATTGCAGAGGGAATTTATTTTAGGTACTCATGACCGACGTTGGAAAGCGACATTAGCACATCGCTTCGTGGAACTCTTACACGCCAAAACTGGCAAACTCGTACGCCTGTATACGCAAAATATTGACGGTCTGGAAGACCAGTGTGCGTTGTTGCCACGAGACAAGGTCATTGCTGTACATGGCTCTATGGACCGCGCTGAGTGTGCTCGTTGTCACACGGAAGCTGATTTCGATGAGTTCTGTGATTGTATTAAACGCCAAATAAAGGATTTATCAGGCCAAGACGCAAGTGCGCCCAAACAATCGACGGCTATCGATTGCAACATATGTGGCTATGCTGCAATGAAACCATCTATCGTTCTCTTTAAATCAAGTCTCCCCCGGATCTTCTTTGAGAATCTACCTAAGGATGTAGAAAGTGCAGACATATTGATCATTATGGGTACATCTTTACGAGTGGCACCGGCGAATAGTTTAGTCTGGCGCGTTCCACGATCGTCGTTGCGATTACTTGTCAATCGCGAGCCCGCTGGAAATCACCTAGGAATGAGCTTTGATGAAGATGCCACTCGTGATTACTTTGCCGAAGGAGATTGTGACGACATGCTACTAGAATTAATGGAGCATCTCGGCTGGGTCAACGAGTTGAAGCCGCTTCTAGAG
- a CDS encoding predicted protein has translation LIGKLHTMRDTLRNCPQLWTELSRNCGDKRALLDEHMCDDKVDVTFAEMNTIVRKSAAVFQSLGVKPGVNVAILGENSARWLMVDHGIQMAGGASAVRGADAPLDELRYIYEQSDSAGIVVVQGPKLLEKLASDASAKGMHRLGEELTKMVDKYGLTVRVFADLLEEVQPVTDEQIPVLGRDDLATIVYTSGTTGRPKGVMLTHGNLIHQIGHRVGTETRYDESEPLPDETMLSLLPVWHITERSFELWMLARGCNVVYSSIRTFKNDLAKHRPEWAVLVPRVLEKIATGVQDKFSSGSLPVKLLSKLFTSTSKAAAKHRKITQGYVVGEQPPGAMEKLASKALLVALSPLNAVGNKIVWSKVQNGFGGRMRTIMSGGSALSGSLEEFYEAAGLTIIVAYGLTECAPLISHRRRDANLVTGGCVGTACIDTELRVVSPESKASTTPRPALPAGEVGVVIARGPQIMKGYYKDVAETKKAIDQFGFFDTGDLGRVNPATGDLILTGRAKDTIVLSNGENVEPGPLEDAILGELSLIEQVMLTGQDGRKLTAIVVLSPSELANEGFLSKDEGALMQKRNEQVNDPKSTKRFQKWEQVKDVYVTLEPFAMANGQLTQSYKVKRPFVLERYEDELSK, from the exons CTTATTGGAAAACTCCATACAATGCGTGATACCCTACGAAATTGTCCCCAGCTCTGGACCGAACTCTCCCGGAATTGTGGCGACAAACGAGCTCTCCTCGATGAACACATGTGTGACGACAAGGTTGATGTTACGTTTGCGGAAATGAATACTATCGTACGGAAAAGTGCGGCCGTCTTTCAGTCACTTGGTGTAAAACCAGGCGTCAACGTTGCCATTTTGGGCGAAAATTCGGCTCGTTGGCTCATGGTCGACCACGGCATCCAAATGGCCGGGGGCGCGTCGGCTGTCCGCGGAGCCGACGCACCGCTGGACGAATTACGGTATATTTACGAGCAATCCGACTCAGCAGGGATTGTGGTAGTACAGGGACCCAAACTGTTGGAAAAATTGGCCAGCGATGCAAGCGCGAAAGGAATGCACCGGTTGGG TGAGGAGCTTACAAAGATGGTAGACAAGTATGGTCTCACCGTTCGGGTCTTTGCCGACTTGCTGGAGGAAGTGCAGCCGGTGACAGACGAACAAATCCCAGTTTTGGGACGCGATGATTTGGCGACAATAGTCTATACCAG TGGGACGACTGGGCGACCCAAAGGTGTTATGCTCACACACGGCAACTTGATCCATCAAATTGGACACCGAGTTGGCACCGAAACGAGATACGATGAATCGGAGCCCTTGCCGGACGAAACCAtgctttcgcttcttccagtCTGGCATATCACGGAGCGATCGTTCGAATTGTGGATGCTGGCACGAGGATGCAACGTGGTATATTCCTCTATTCGGACCTTCAAAAATGATTTGGCCAAGCATCGGCCAGAGTGGGCCGTGTTGGTACCGCGAGTTCTAGAAAAGATTGCGACCGGAGTACAAGACAAGTTTTCTTCGGGAAGCTTGCCCGTAAAGCTTCTCTCCAAACTGTTCACCAGCACAAGCAAAGCAGCTGCCAAGCATCGAAAAATCACTCAGGGGTATGTGGTTGGTGAACAACCCCCGGGAGCGATGGAAAAGTTGGCTTCAAAAGCACTACTTGTGGCCTTGTCTCCTTTGAATGCTGTCGGCAACAAAATTGTTTGGAGCAAAGTACAGAATGGCTTCGGCGGACGTATGAGGACAATCATGTCTGGTGGTAGTGCACTGTCGGGatctttggaagaatttTACGAAGCCGCTGGCCTAACTATTATTGTGGCTTATGGACTGACGGAATGTGCACCATTGATTTCGCATCGACGGAGGGACGCCAACCTTGTCACGGGCGGATGTGTCGGAACGGCTTGCATCGATACGGAACTCCGAGTGGTGAGCCCGGAAAGTAAGGCATCAACTACTCCACGACCCGCCTTGCCGGCTGGCGAAGTGGGTGTGGTTATTGCCCGGGGTCCGCAAATAATGAAAGGCTACTACAAAGATGTGGCCGAAACCAAAAAAGCAATCGATCAATTTGGATTTTTCGATACGGGTGATCTTGGGCGAGTGAACCCAGCAACAGGTGACCTGATTCTGACTGGTCGAGCCAAAGACACTATTGTGCTTTCCAATGGTGAGAACGTTGAACCCGGTCCGCTTGAAGACGCCATTCTGGGTGAATTGTCGCTGATAGAGCAAGTGATGTTGACGGGTCAAGACGGAAGAAAACTAACCGCGATTGTCGTACTGAGCCCCTCAGAACTCGCGAACGAAGGATTCTTGTCCAAGGATGAAGGCGCCTTGATGCAAAAACGGAACGAACAAGTGAACGACCCGAAAT CAACGAAACGGTTTCAAAAATGGGAACAAGTAAAAGACGTGTATGTTACGTTAGAACCGTTTGCCATGGCGAACGGTCAACTTACACAATCCTACAAGGTAAAGCggccttttgtgttggaGCGATATGAGGACGAGTTGTCGAAGTAA
- a CDS encoding predicted protein — protein sequence MEECCGYFAAFVSCVAFGTFAVPIKCAAVRKVDVDPLVLQTYKIGMTLLTSWLVLLFGVPFTFTPWGFVSGLFMVPGGTAGYFAVQNAGMAVSQGIWSSLKVLVAFCWGILIFHEPVHSKLGTTLAIALLMVGLAGVSIFAAPRTSTSSPQEEPLLPDVEEQNQPEIVDNKDYLGFLKRRHVGLLGAVIDGAYGGSVLVPMHYAGPKTTNGLSYVMSFAIGCSSVVTMVWVLRLLFNSVQGQSLRVGYDRLPSLHVTTIGPYAALAGLIWSLGNVSSILTVALLGEGVGYSIVQSQLLVAGLWGVFWYKEIRGMRAIASWFTFAVITVAGIVMLSREHVPVPAEAP from the exons ATGGAAGAGTGCTGCGGCTATTTCGCCGCGTTCGTCTCGTGTGTCGCCTTTGGAACCTTCGCAGTTCCGATCAAATGTGCAGCCGTCCGCAAGGTCGATGTGGATCCTCTCG TCTTGCAGACTTACAAGATCGGCATGACGTTGCTTACGAGCTGGTTGGTCTTGCTCTTTGGTGTACCCTTCACTTTTACTCCTTGGGGTTTTGTTTCCGGCTTGTTTATGGTCCCGGGGGGCACTGCGGGGTACTTTGCCGTCCAGAACGCAGGTATGGCTGTAAGTCAAGGCATATGGTCGAGTCTTAAAGTATTGGTCGCCTTTTGTTGGGGCATTTTGATTTTTCATGAGCCTGTCCATTCCAAGCTGGGGACCACCCTAGCGATCGCGCTGCTCATGGTGGGATTGGCCGGCGTGAGCATCTTTGCTGCTCCACGGACTTCAACGTCGTCACCACAAGAAGAGCCGCTACTCCCGGATGTGGAAGAACAAAACCAGCCGGAAATTGTTGACAATAAGGACTATTTGGGCTTTCTGAAACGGAGACACGTTGGCTTACTTGGTGCCGTAATCGATGGGGCTTACGGTGGCAGTGTTCTGGTACCGATGCACTATGCGGGCCCCAAAACAACGAACGGACTTTCGTACGTTATGTCCTTTGCCATTGGTTGCTCATCCGTCGTGACCATGGTTTGGGTTTTGCGTCTCCTTTTCAACAGCGTTCAGGGGCAATCTCTCCGCGTTGGGTACGATCGCTTGCCGTCGTTGCACGTCACAACAATAGGGCCGTATGCAGCCTTGGCGGGGCTAATATGGAGTTTGGGAAACGTGAGCTCAATCTTGACGGTGGCGTTGCTGGGCGAAGGTGTGGGCTACAGTATTGTGCAAAGCCAGCTTTTGGTGGCCGGTCTCTGGGGCGTGTTTTGGTACAAGGAGATTCGTGGCATGCGAGCCATTGCGAGTTGGTTCACCTTTGCGGTGATCACGGTTGCGGGTATTGTGATGTTGTCTCGGGAGCATGTACCCGTACCAGCGGAAGCCCCGTGA
- a CDS encoding predicted protein has protein sequence MSTRSVETRVGVLEGQLGVGSTFVDSLSTTTDIAVTLRMDALEQQYSSLASPSLTSIWDESDKLLQELDPGTALTYQQQIAAPILYRRQEVLACADDLKASLDELSQISNFLLIGQDHQESQTKAQLKEHQVTQAPILVGTIVSKELQSRLSAVEATVANIQNRAEQAAARLDAMLSQYHSAISIASEKLVLADEEIRSKEQSL, from the coding sequence ATGTCCACTAGGTCGGTGGAAACTCGGGTCGGTGTTCTTGAAGGACAGCTCGGGGTCGGCTCGACTTTCGtggactcactgtcaacgacCACCGATATTGCCGTTACCTTACGCATGGATGCGCTCGAGCAACAATACAGTTCTCTAGCTTCCCCGAGCCTTACGTCTATCTGGGACGAATCGGATAAGCTCCTGCAAGAGCTTGATCCAGGTACGGCCTTGACATACCAGCAGCAAATTGCAGCCCCAATCTTGTATCGGCGGCAAGAAGTACTAGCGTGCGCTGACGATTTGAAAGCTAGTCTGGATGAGCTTTCGCAAATTTCTAATTTCCTATTGATTGGTCAAGATCATCAAGAGTCCCAAACCAAAGCTCAATTAAAGGAGCATCAGGTTACGCAGGCTCCCATTCTGGTCGGAACTATTGTTTCCAAGGAGCTGCAATCGCGTTTGTCCGCCGTGGAAGCGACCGTGGCCAACATTCAAAACCGCGCGGAGCAGGCTGCTGCTCGTCTTGATGCTATGTTAAGTCAGTACCATTCAGCAATCTCGATAGCTTCCGAAAAATTGGTTCTAGCCGATGAAGAAATTCGTTCAAAGGAACAGTCACTTTGA
- a CDS encoding predicted protein has protein sequence MAKKTTFLSWILVVCTFYLNRCGATRSLADSQKCHQRCRLPENETLGFLEEVQQNHCVLCDSSKVRQVVEAVVFRVHIGFVVLSEESFDRHAPVIAGLLANYDNVTVLASSTLPSFAHMRNRVLQYVPCEQHQAATMHFAVERFDVPANFICEETLSTIEAIACNVKNLVTMTEILEDALSRTTKILVLVVEPTFIAGRLIAEKRLMVSLSLVDDAQTLRILLGPPSQQTIRDPPIFYQSLSNMDLQHQSLSTVLYHFIQDRVSSLRLTSTFINYNRARRVLGLAPVRRLSQIWRSGLLASLVSQTDDWRYEHPHLVPFANPLVPLCFACDPAADEIAARAAKEHYLITEENVILETPIVLVAAHEHLQTPSLAELRRLSKGLATARSSLQAIEAKCRTHPVPSVSGLCRMKHFQVFRIGRAPNHTMFPEFVHSLPGTIWDGLGVSKNVDLIIVNCYNRDPWEAYLGRPVMCWNPQWTAIEFALAFLRQLHYSEFSAIDPVVGYALEDLVAILERTYGIAADGQGRWKQGSNIFNDVVIQLMLYRFRKPPPQWNFLGWLIVPAWMILILAVVYIWGNDTTTWQRFRLRRSHRMAVEGPSLLDDFLAQLPELTEAWTNLREWGHAQWQDIAKHIPASPTTVSAATNHVPSRKRRGQKKRH, from the coding sequence ATGGCCAAAAAGACGACGTTTCTGTCATGGATACTCGTTGTCTGTACATTCTACCTAAATCGATGTGGTGCAACAAGGTCCCTAGCGGATAGCCAAAAGTGTCATCAGCGATGCCGATTGCCAGAAAACGAGACACTTGGCTTCTTAGAGGAAGTTCAACAGAACCACTGCGTGCTCTGCGATAGTTCAAAAGTCAGACAAGTAGTCGAGGCTGTTGTCTTTCGCGTCCATATTGGCTTCGTGGTCTTGTCCGAAGAATCGTTCGATCGTCACGCACCAGTGATTGCTGGTCTTTTGGCCAATTACGATAACGTGACGGTGTTGGCCTCATCCACCTTACCATCCTTTGCTCACATGCGTAACCGGGTGCTGCAGTATGTGCCCTGTGAACAGCATCAGGCGGCGACTATGCATTTTGCCGTCGAGCGCTTTGACGTCCCCGCCAATTTCATATGCGAAGAAACGCTTTCGACAATCGAGGCCATTGCCTGCAATGTAAAAAACCTGGTGACGATGAccgaaattttggaagacgcTTTGTCCCGAACTACTAAAATTTTGGTACTCGTTGTCGAGCCGACGTTTATAGCGGGTCGATTAATCGCGGAAAAACGTCTGATGGTCTCGTTGTCGTTGGTGGATGATGCTCAGACTCTGCGCATCCTTTTGGGCCCACCATCGCAGCAAACTATCAGAGATCCACCCATTTTTTATCAGAGTTTGTCCAATATGGATTTGCAGCACCAATCATTGTCAACTGTTCTGTACCACTTTATCCAGGATCGCGTTTCATCGTTGCGATTAACCTCTACATTCATAAATTATAATCGCGCTCGTCGAGTCCTGGGATTGGCTCCCGTCCGAAGACTTTCGCAGATTTGGCGCAGCGGCTTGCTCGCTTCGCTAGTATCGCAGACGGATGATTGGCGATACGAGCATCCCCATTTGGTACCTTTTGCCAATCCGCTGGTGCCTCTTTGTTTTGCCTGCGACCCGGCGGCCGATGAGATCGCGGCCCGCGCCGCTAAAGAGCATTACCTTATTACCGAAGAAAATGTGATATTGGAGACACCGATTGTTTTAGTAGCAGCTCATGAGCATCTACAGACACCGTCACTCGCTGAACTACGCCGTCTATCCAAGGGACTGGCAACGGCTCGATCGTCCTTGCAGGCAATTGAAGCAAAGTGTCGGACGCACCCTGTTCCGAGCGTATCTGGTCTGTGTCGAATGAAGCACTTCCAAGTGTTCCGCATTGGTCGGGCACCGAATCACACCATGTTTCCCGAATTTGTGCATAGTCTTCCGGGAACAATATGGGATGGTCTGggcgtttccaaaaatgTTGATCTCATCATTGTTAATTGTTATAATCGTGACCCATGGGAGGCATACTTGGGACGTCCGGTAATGTGTTGGAATCCGCAGTGGACCGCCATCGAATTCGCCTTGGCGTTTTTGCGCCAGCTCCATTACAGTGAATTTTCCGCAATCGATCCCGTAGTAGGCTACGCACTCGAAGACCTGGTGGCTATACTAGAACGTACGTATGGCATCGCTGCAGACGGCCAAGGCCGATGGAAACAGGGGAGTAACATTTTCAACGATGTCGTAATACAACTGATGCTGTACCGGTTCCGTAAGCCACCACCACAATGGAATTTCTTGGGATGGCTAATTGTTCCGGCCTGGATGATTTTAATCTTGGCGGTCGTGTACATATGGGGCAATGACACGACTACTTGGCAGCGGTTTCGCCTACGGAGGTCCCATCGCATGGCGGTCGAAGGACCATCACTGCTGGATGATTTCTTGGCGCAACTACCCGAACTCACAGAAGCCTGGACAAATCTAAGGGAGTGGGGGCATGCGCAATGGCAGGACATTGCGAAACACATCCCTGCGTCACCAACGACAGTATCGGCGGCGACGAACCATGTTCCGTCCCGAAAACGGAGAGGACAGAAGAAGAGGCACTGA